One Triticum dicoccoides isolate Atlit2015 ecotype Zavitan chromosome 5B, WEW_v2.0, whole genome shotgun sequence genomic window carries:
- the LOC119310460 gene encoding protein phosphatase 2C 35-like has translation RRHVAPAALPSDPAYDEGLGHSFCYVRPDKLPPAHCYYPAAADDDLLVPDAKAAAEEATTFRAISGAALSANVSTPLSTSALLLLPADDSTASSGFESSDSFAAVPLQPVPRFPSGPISSAPFSGGFLSGPIERGFLSGPLDAALLSGPLPGAVASGRMGVPALRRSLSHGGRRIRDFTRALLARTDRFQGHPDLGSPDAAAAVAACGGDSNGLQWAQGKAGEDRVHVVVSEERGWVFVGIYDGFNGPDATDFLVSNLYAAVHRELRGLLWEQSQEDQPGSAPSTMAPDHQDQCTRRRRARRSRPPRSGSVDDNDQRQWRCEWERDCSSLKPPTQPPPRSNGENDHIAVLKALARALRKTEDAYLGIADKMVGEFPELALMGSCVLSMLMKGEDMYVMGVGDSRAVLATMDCVDLEHISEGSLDGLTPCLSAVQLTSDHSTSMPEEVRRIRNEHPDDPSAISKDRVKGSLKVTRAFGAGFLKQPKWNDALLEMFRIDYVGSSPYITCNPSLFHHKLSTRDRFLILSSDGLYQYLTNEEAVAEVEVFIATTPEGDPAQHLVEEVLFRAANKAGMDFHELIEIPQGDRRRYHDDVSVIVISLEGRIWRSCV, from the exons CGCCGCCACGTCGCGCCGGCCGCGCTGCCCTCCGACCCGGCCTACGACGAGGGGCTCGGCCACTCCTTCTGCTACGTGCGCCCCGACAAGCTGCCCCCGGCCCACTGCTACTACCCCGCCGCGGCGGACGACGACCTGCTCGTGCCCGACGCCAAGGCGGCCGCCGAGGAGGCCACCACGTTCCGCGCCATCTCGGGGGCCGCCCTCTCCGCCAACGTCTCCACGCCGCTCTCCACCTCCGCGCTCCTCCTGCTGCCCGCCGACGACTCCACCGCCTCCTCCGGCTTCGAGAGCTCCGACTCCTTCGCCGCCGTCCCGCTGCAGCCGGTGCCCCGCTTCCCCTCCGGCCCCATCTCCTCCGCGCCCTTCTCCGGCGGCTTCCTCTCCGGGCCCATCGAGCGCGGCTTCCTCTCCGGCCCCCTCGACGCCGCGCTCCTCTCCGGCCCGCTCCCCGGCGCCGTCGCCTCCGGGCGGATGGGTGTCCCCGCGCTGCGGCGGAGCCTCTCCCACGGCGGCCGCCGCATCCGCGACTTCACGCGCGCGCTGCTCGCCCGCACCGACCGCTTCCAGGGCCACCCGGATCTCGGCTCGCCCGACGCCGCGGCGGCCGTCGCGGCGTGTGGCGGGGACTCCAATGGTCTGCAGTGGGCGCAGGGGAAGGCCGGCGAGGACCGCGTCCACGTCGTCGTGTCGGAGGAGCGCGGCTGGGTGTTCGTCGGCATCTACGACGGCTTCAACGGCCCGGACGCCACCGACTTCCTCGTCTCCAACCTCTACGCCGCCGTGCACCGCGAGCTCCGCGGCCTGCTCTGGGAGCAGTCCCAAGAGGACCAGCCAGGCTCAGCGCCCAGCACCATGGCCCCGGACCACCAGGACCAGTGCACCCGCCGGCGCCGCGCCCGCCGCTCCAGACCCCCGCGCAGCGGCAGCGTCGACGACAACGACCAACGGCAGTGGAGGTGCGAGTGGGAGCGCGACTGCTCCAGCCTGAAGCCACCAACGCAGCCTCCTCCCCGGAGCAACGGCGAGAACGACCACATCGCCGTGCTCAAGGCGCTGGCGCGCGCGCTCCGCAAGACCGAGGACGCGTACCTGGGCATCGCCGACAAGATGGTCGGCGAGTTCCCCGAGCTGGCGCTCATGGGCTCGTGCGTCCTCTCCATGCTCATGAAAGGGGAGGACATGTACGTCATGGGCGTGGGCGACAGCCGGGCTGTCTTGGCGACAATGGACTGCGTCGATCTCGAGCACATCAGCGAGGGCTCCTTGGACGGCTTGACGCCGTGCCTGTCCGCCGTGCAGCTCACCTCGGATCATAGCACCTCCATGCCGGAG GAGGTTCGCAGAATACGAAATGAGCACCCCGATGATCCGTCGGCGATCTCCAAGGACCGCGTGAAGGGCTCGCTCAAGGTGACCAGAGCATTCGGCGCCGGTTTCTTGAAACAG CCGAAATGGAATGACGCGCTGCTGGAGATGTTCCGGATCGACTACGTCGGGTCGTCGCCCTACATCACGTGCAACCCTTCCCTCTTCCACCACAAGCTGAGCACGAGGGACAGGTTCCTCATCCTCTCCTCGGACGGGCTCTACCAGTACTTGACcaacgaggaggcggtggcggaggtGGAGGTGTTCATCGCGACGACGCCCGAGGGCGACCCCGCCCAGCACCTCGTCGAGGAGGTCCTCTTCCGGGCGGCCAACAAAGCAG gGATGGACTTTCACGAGCTGATCGAGATCCCGCAGGGCGACCGCCGGCGGTACCACGACGACGTGTCCGTCATCGTCATCTCGCTGGAGGGCAGGATCTGGAGATCCTGCGTGTAA